From a single Pseudobutyrivibrio xylanivorans genomic region:
- a CDS encoding endonuclease III domain-containing protein gives MRKKELALIVIERLRKEYPDSDCTLDYDDAWKLLVSVRLAAQCTDARVNEIVPSLYEKFPTISALADADVAEVEAIVRPCGLGKSKAKDIVACMRMLRDVYDCKVPDTMEDLLKLPGVGRKSANLILGDVFGQPAIVTDTHAIRLSNRIGLVDNEKDPTKVEMALRKIIPPEDGNDLCHRLVDHGRAICTARTAPYCDKCCLADVCKKRI, from the coding sequence ATGAGAAAAAAAGAATTAGCTCTTATTGTAATAGAAAGATTAAGAAAGGAATATCCCGACAGCGACTGCACCCTCGACTATGATGATGCATGGAAGCTGTTGGTCTCTGTACGCCTTGCTGCCCAGTGCACCGATGCCAGAGTAAATGAAATCGTTCCTTCATTATATGAAAAGTTTCCTACAATATCTGCCTTGGCTGATGCCGACGTAGCTGAGGTTGAGGCAATTGTACGTCCTTGTGGCCTTGGCAAATCAAAAGCCAAAGATATAGTGGCCTGCATGAGAATGCTTAGAGATGTTTACGACTGCAAAGTTCCTGACACCATGGAGGATTTACTGAAGCTTCCAGGTGTTGGTCGTAAGTCCGCAAACCTGATTCTTGGAGACGTGTTTGGTCAGCCTGCCATCGTAACCGACACCCACGCCATTCGTCTTTCAAACCGCATCGGCCTTGTGGACAACGAAAAAGATCCAACCAAAGTCGAAATGGCTTTACGCAAAATAATACCACCAGAAGATGGCAATGATTTATGCCATCGTCTGGTGGATCATGGTCGTGCCATCTGCACCGCACGCACAGCACCTTACTGTGACAAGTGCTGTCTTGCGGATGTGTGCAAAAAGCGGATATAG
- a CDS encoding acyltransferase family protein has protein sequence MFGFTIGRDVVNIGRQKELDWAKAFTIIVMVIIHTYEQLSVIDAEEIPTDLFRIILEFLAGPLGAPVFMFAMGVGIVYSKNNQPTKMTRRGLLLVRNGYLLNFFKGTVPVLIAMALGVTAPITIVGSLFIVSILQFAGMAFLTIALMKRRKVSLPVMFIIAIVLSIAGAMLAKIDMSSSWLQYFFGLFFMTNDITTFPLFLWLYYPLLGMAFASLLRRVTDKGSFYFRILLTGITGTILVSVIYIFAGIDIKTMFMLSGRVFYAQTILHYIFTTFVIMIALPIYYGCSKYIRFAPIEKMVAYLGNNLPTIYIVQWIVIHYVQGIMTTLGIPWFEKPMIIPAGLVIVVVSVSITALWRKIRIGK, from the coding sequence TTGTTTGGCTTTACTATAGGTAGGGATGTAGTAAACATAGGTAGGCAAAAAGAGCTTGATTGGGCAAAGGCTTTCACAATTATAGTTATGGTTATAATCCATACATATGAGCAGCTTAGCGTAATTGATGCAGAAGAGATTCCAACAGACCTCTTTAGAATAATTCTTGAATTTTTAGCAGGTCCACTTGGGGCACCAGTTTTTATGTTTGCGATGGGAGTAGGTATTGTTTATTCAAAGAATAATCAGCCAACGAAGATGACTCGCCGTGGACTTCTTCTTGTTAGAAATGGTTACCTTTTAAACTTTTTTAAGGGAACAGTGCCAGTACTTATTGCTATGGCCCTTGGAGTTACTGCTCCAATCACGATTGTAGGGTCATTGTTTATTGTTAGTATTCTTCAATTTGCTGGAATGGCCTTCCTTACAATTGCCCTTATGAAAAGACGTAAAGTTTCTCTGCCAGTCATGTTTATAATTGCTATCGTGTTATCAATTGCTGGTGCGATGTTAGCAAAGATTGATATGAGCAGTTCATGGCTTCAATATTTCTTTGGGCTTTTCTTCATGACAAATGACATTACAACATTTCCACTTTTCCTGTGGCTCTATTATCCTTTGCTTGGTATGGCTTTTGCTAGTTTGCTACGTCGTGTCACAGATAAGGGAAGCTTTTATTTCAGGATATTACTTACAGGTATAACAGGGACAATTCTTGTATCGGTTATTTATATTTTTGCTGGAATAGATATCAAAACAATGTTTATGCTTTCGGGCAGAGTGTTCTATGCACAGACAATCCTGCATTATATTTTCACAACATTTGTAATTATGATTGCGCTTCCAATTTATTATGGATGTTCTAAATATATTAGATTTGCTCCAATAGAAAAAATGGTAGCTTATCTGGGAAACAATCTACCAACAATTTATATTGTTCAATGGATTGTTATCCACTATGTTCAGGGAATTATGACAACTCTTGGTATACCTTGGTTTGAGAAACCAATGATTATTCCAGCAGGACTAGTAATTGTAGTTGTATCTGTTAGTATTACAGCTTTATGGAGAAAAATAAGAATCGGGAAATAA
- a CDS encoding CehA/McbA family metallohydrolase: MKKLARRGLSLVLSLLMVVSLAYTDVSFVSMAEETHHIWTKVSLSDITSSDSIAITMTTSDGETYVLPNASTGKAPVAVQGTVDNGALTIADGSDKDYAWTITKNTVEEKVVKNAVSNTEAEVTTVQESKVSEESAEEKEEAPAEEKSSTEEKSSTEEKKDSESEEVKGTSEVKTESESKADETVTEDKKADTVEKAETEEVKDEDKDKEEEKKEEEQEETVTKTFYTITNGSDYLYTTATNNGIRAAKAPKDLVGAKWDVVDGYLAATDSKDAVRYLGVYNKSDWRAYTNTTGNTKGQTLAFYKLTSKVAGETVTVAAPKVSVEAGDVDFGTKVELTCETEDAKIYYNLTGDDDKFSAYKEAIEVTKDTTIYAQARLDDEKSEVATFEYKLAAGSKITDISKLDEEQEFVLAFNNEKVLSTTASGKKLAAVDTTINEDNHLAIAEEQPTIAKLKLVKAEKDGEFYITSDIIDGDTLTTKYLTSGKTGSSLLFEAEKNEYSLWTIESEEDGSFLVKNVNAVYHDKKKDIDKAQYIEYYNAFTTYSYVAGDKKDAFLLTAYTYPTLGEKKDEPTDNTIGKLLTRELYDGDQVVVYYPAGKKLMTSEATTNGKLKDVEVEVSEDGTLETKDLNAAVLTVAVDDNGYYSFKTADDKYLTGSLVETEANGKTKTLANLVLADEKTDNSLWTQEAASAEGKYYLKNAFAKVGSSVQALEYYSGFSLYGFKASNAYEFSFYALEEGEKTVKLDYAEDELTIAQWAGNAHYDDVETAKEYINGDLYETNDMLDKNVKYTAVVDGKFSQPYTSATSTTTGSTSFYMGSTGVAKATDYMQFALSTTGYGNAKLSFRMRASKTASGAFQMQYSTNGESFKDLKTGTYSYKYTAYKAGDKVDENGKAVQEPFEVSGSGDITDGIAKPSLAPTYYVNFTFDVPNAAANAEKLYIRLVPTGNMDAQGKKEPTSGGTIRLDTVKVVGNPVVSNDICGFVKANPAGGDVAEGKLIELTSATADADIFYSVNGSDYAKYDAEKKVELTKLPATVSAYATKNGLTKSITVRYQYTQAQVAAVKAAPNGGAVFEGQKITLKSKTEGATIYYRYRTDEEIAADDNTSVDENKSEESASEEKAEEEHDDWVEYTGSFQLKELPSQLQVKATKKGYVDSAVSTLKFTKKLNDKYNIYFGQIHSHTNISDGAGSLKDALEHVTKVPNMDFTVITDHSNSIDNEKESKITENVDKADTDEWTYAHNLVKQYSTDKFTCAYGYEMTWSNGLGHMNTFNTPGFQSRTQTAFSTYSTALNNYYAALRTVPDSISQFNHPGTTFGDFQDFSYYSEENDALITMIEVGNGEGTIGSSGYFPSYEYYTRALDKGWHVAPTNNQDNHKGKWGDANTARTVMLADTNDENAIYDAMRNYRIYATEDNDLSVYYTLDNNIMGTILEKDAVGDTVELKAEISDPTDSKIGRVEVIVNGGQSIAAQNVSTNEETVTFEVPSSYSYYYLKITEDDGDIAVTAPVWVGEVEACGINKTYTNTVLPVKGESLDVNVDLYNNESEALTIDHIDIVLKDVDNKETEVVSLSGEEAGLTSVASQGTATYKTDFVYNEAGQVTYEVTVYATLNGVKKVYTDKLQVSYAVPEMVTDVIIDGTHYNDYVTGYYGGNMSAFISICAMKNIRAQVETKEITPEMLEKCALLVVSAPAKKSGTANAGDYTVSHYSDEFIAMVKDYVANGGSVIVCGLADYSDTTDGQTATEQNKLLEAIGATIRMGSDEVCDDTNNGGQVYRMYPTTYNVESGFLKGLSEGQKYSQYSGCSVDISNAKATDFVDEAQWLVNGFDTTYSVDCKDATGNAQPGALDNGVKGIKNDNLGNVTFLATQHTKAGGDIFVAGGVFISDFEVKAEMDNNDSLPYTNHTIVNNILDGVTVELPTATIAEARAGKMNEVFAVEGYVTSGTDNENTTFFDTIYIQDETGGMDIFPYATAGLAIGTKMRIVGYVSQYQGDKELKVISSKILDDEPYVWAPKVVDTKTAMDYENLGGQLLQTTGEVTRVEFNDDGTVAEFWLKDSTGVEAAIFIDGYIKSGTTGINTIGDFVKVGAKVTAAGVLYMHPEGDSDVSVPVFRVRNCDDIVLATEAEPTPSVEPTPTPEPEKPSNGGNNGGSASANISKVVKAITNVVDKVVDAVLAPIENTPIGKALRGIVNRHRARRDAVINNNTEEAVEEASEEIVAGAEIEEDTTEDVAEASLDPQPETVTEEETPAAGEEKSFPVVPVAAGSVIILAGAAAILAKAGKFAWLSKLLGK; this comes from the coding sequence ATGAAAAAACTGGCTCGTAGAGGGCTTTCTTTAGTTCTTTCTTTATTAATGGTGGTTTCCCTAGCTTACACCGATGTTTCTTTCGTTTCTATGGCTGAAGAGACACATCATATCTGGACTAAAGTCAGTCTATCCGACATCACATCTAGTGATTCTATTGCCATCACAATGACAACTTCTGATGGCGAAACCTATGTATTACCAAACGCATCTACAGGAAAAGCTCCAGTTGCTGTTCAAGGAACAGTTGATAATGGTGCTCTTACAATCGCTGATGGCAGCGACAAGGATTACGCTTGGACAATTACAAAGAATACTGTTGAGGAGAAGGTAGTTAAGAATGCCGTAAGCAATACTGAGGCAGAAGTAACTACAGTTCAGGAATCAAAGGTTTCTGAAGAATCAGCAGAGGAGAAAGAAGAAGCTCCTGCTGAGGAGAAGTCTTCAACAGAGGAGAAGTCTTCAACAGAGGAGAAAAAGGATTCTGAGTCTGAAGAGGTTAAGGGAACTTCAGAGGTTAAGACAGAGTCTGAGTCAAAGGCTGATGAAACAGTAACAGAGGATAAGAAAGCTGATACTGTTGAGAAGGCAGAGACAGAGGAAGTAAAGGACGAGGATAAAGATAAGGAAGAAGAAAAGAAAGAAGAGGAGCAGGAAGAAACTGTTACAAAGACTTTCTATACTATTACAAATGGTTCTGATTATCTTTATACTACTGCAACAAACAATGGTATAAGAGCTGCCAAGGCTCCAAAGGATTTAGTGGGAGCTAAGTGGGATGTTGTAGATGGATATCTTGCTGCTACAGATTCAAAGGATGCAGTCCGTTACCTTGGGGTTTATAACAAGTCAGACTGGCGTGCATACACAAACACTACTGGCAACACAAAGGGCCAGACACTTGCATTCTACAAGCTCACATCAAAGGTTGCAGGCGAGACTGTTACAGTTGCTGCACCAAAGGTTTCAGTAGAGGCAGGCGATGTTGATTTTGGCACAAAGGTTGAGCTTACATGCGAGACTGAAGATGCTAAGATTTACTACAACCTTACAGGCGACGACGATAAGTTCAGCGCTTATAAGGAAGCAATCGAAGTAACAAAGGATACAACAATCTATGCTCAGGCAAGACTCGATGATGAGAAGAGCGAAGTAGCTACTTTCGAGTACAAGCTTGCAGCAGGTTCAAAGATTACAGATATTTCAAAGCTTGATGAGGAGCAGGAATTTGTTCTTGCATTCAATAATGAAAAGGTTCTTTCAACAACTGCTTCAGGCAAGAAGCTTGCAGCTGTTGATACAACAATCAACGAGGATAATCATCTCGCTATCGCTGAGGAGCAGCCTACAATTGCAAAGCTTAAGCTTGTAAAGGCTGAGAAGGACGGCGAGTTTTACATCACATCAGATATCATTGATGGTGATACACTTACAACTAAGTATCTTACATCTGGTAAGACAGGAAGTAGCCTTTTATTCGAGGCAGAGAAGAACGAGTACAGCCTTTGGACAATCGAGTCTGAGGAGGACGGTTCTTTCTTAGTAAAGAATGTAAATGCTGTATATCATGACAAGAAGAAGGACATCGATAAGGCTCAGTACATTGAGTACTACAACGCATTCACAACTTACAGCTATGTGGCTGGTGACAAAAAGGATGCATTCCTTCTTACAGCTTACACTTATCCAACTCTTGGAGAGAAAAAGGATGAGCCTACAGATAACACAATTGGTAAGCTCCTTACAAGAGAGCTTTACGATGGTGATCAGGTAGTTGTTTACTATCCAGCAGGAAAGAAGCTTATGACATCAGAGGCTACCACAAATGGTAAGCTCAAGGATGTAGAAGTTGAAGTTTCAGAGGATGGAACTCTTGAGACAAAGGATTTAAATGCAGCAGTTCTTACAGTTGCAGTTGATGATAACGGCTACTATTCATTCAAGACAGCTGATGACAAGTATCTCACAGGAAGTCTTGTTGAAACAGAGGCAAATGGCAAGACAAAGACTTTAGCAAATCTTGTACTTGCTGATGAGAAGACAGACAATAGCCTTTGGACTCAGGAGGCTGCAAGTGCAGAAGGCAAGTACTACTTAAAGAATGCATTCGCAAAGGTTGGTTCAAGCGTGCAGGCTCTTGAGTACTACAGTGGCTTCTCACTTTATGGATTCAAGGCATCTAACGCTTATGAGTTCAGCTTCTACGCTCTTGAAGAGGGCGAGAAGACAGTTAAGCTTGACTACGCTGAGGACGAGCTTACAATCGCACAGTGGGCAGGAAATGCACACTATGATGATGTTGAGACAGCAAAAGAGTATATCAATGGTGACTTATACGAGACCAACGATATGCTTGACAAGAACGTTAAGTACACAGCAGTTGTAGATGGCAAGTTTTCACAGCCATACACATCTGCAACCAGCACAACAACTGGTTCAACAAGCTTCTATATGGGTTCAACTGGTGTAGCAAAGGCTACTGACTATATGCAGTTTGCACTTTCTACAACAGGTTATGGCAATGCAAAGCTTTCATTCAGAATGCGTGCTTCTAAGACAGCATCAGGTGCATTCCAGATGCAGTATTCTACAAATGGTGAGAGCTTCAAGGATCTTAAGACAGGTACTTATTCATACAAGTACACAGCTTACAAGGCTGGCGACAAGGTTGACGAGAACGGCAAGGCAGTTCAGGAGCCATTCGAGGTTTCTGGTTCAGGTGATATCACAGATGGTATTGCAAAGCCTTCTTTAGCACCTACATATTATGTAAACTTTACATTTGATGTTCCAAATGCAGCAGCAAATGCAGAGAAGCTCTACATCAGACTTGTTCCAACAGGAAACATGGATGCTCAGGGCAAGAAGGAGCCAACAAGTGGTGGAACAATTCGCCTTGACACAGTTAAGGTTGTGGGTAACCCAGTTGTTTCAAATGACATTTGTGGATTTGTTAAGGCAAACCCAGCAGGTGGCGACGTTGCTGAGGGCAAATTAATCGAGCTTACATCAGCAACAGCAGACGCAGACATTTTCTACTCAGTAAATGGCAGCGACTATGCAAAGTATGATGCAGAAAAGAAGGTTGAGCTTACAAAGCTTCCAGCAACAGTTTCTGCATACGCTACAAAAAATGGTCTTACAAAGAGTATCACAGTTAGATATCAGTACACTCAGGCTCAGGTTGCAGCTGTAAAGGCAGCACCAAACGGCGGAGCAGTATTTGAAGGTCAGAAGATTACACTCAAGTCTAAGACTGAGGGCGCAACAATCTACTATAGATATCGTACAGATGAAGAGATTGCAGCTGATGATAATACTTCAGTAGATGAAAACAAATCTGAGGAGTCAGCTTCTGAGGAGAAGGCTGAGGAAGAGCATGATGACTGGGTTGAATATACAGGTTCATTCCAGCTTAAGGAGCTTCCATCACAGCTTCAGGTAAAGGCTACAAAGAAGGGCTATGTAGACAGCGCAGTTTCAACACTTAAGTTTACAAAGAAGCTTAATGACAAGTACAACATTTACTTTGGTCAGATTCACTCACACACAAATATTTCTGACGGTGCTGGTTCACTTAAGGACGCTTTGGAGCATGTAACAAAGGTTCCAAACATGGACTTTACAGTAATCACAGACCACTCTAACTCAATCGACAATGAGAAGGAGTCAAAGATTACAGAGAACGTTGATAAGGCTGATACAGATGAGTGGACATACGCTCACAACCTTGTTAAGCAGTACTCTACAGACAAGTTTACATGTGCATACGGTTATGAGATGACATGGTCAAACGGACTTGGTCATATGAACACCTTCAACACACCAGGTTTCCAGAGCCGTACACAGACAGCATTTAGCACATATTCAACAGCATTAAATAACTACTATGCTGCACTTAGAACTGTTCCTGATTCAATCAGCCAGTTCAACCACCCAGGTACAACCTTCGGTGACTTCCAGGATTTCTCTTACTATTCAGAGGAGAATGACGCATTAATCACAATGATTGAGGTTGGTAACGGTGAAGGAACAATCGGTTCTTCAGGTTACTTCCCATCATACGAGTACTACACTCGTGCCCTTGATAAGGGATGGCACGTAGCTCCTACTAACAACCAGGATAACCACAAGGGTAAGTGGGGCGATGCCAATACAGCACGTACAGTAATGCTTGCTGATACAAATGATGAAAATGCTATCTATGATGCAATGAGAAATTATCGTATTTACGCAACAGAGGATAACGACCTTAGCGTATATTACACACTTGATAACAACATCATGGGTACAATCCTTGAGAAGGATGCAGTAGGTGATACTGTAGAGCTCAAGGCAGAGATTTCTGATCCTACAGATTCAAAGATTGGTCGCGTTGAGGTTATCGTAAACGGTGGTCAGTCAATTGCAGCTCAGAATGTTTCTACAAACGAAGAGACAGTTACATTCGAGGTACCTTCAAGCTATTCATACTACTACCTCAAGATTACAGAGGATGATGGCGATATCGCTGTTACAGCTCCTGTATGGGTAGGTGAGGTTGAGGCTTGTGGTATCAACAAGACATACACAAACACAGTTCTTCCTGTAAAGGGTGAGAGCCTTGATGTAAATGTTGATTTATACAACAATGAGTCAGAAGCTCTTACAATCGACCACATTGATATCGTTCTTAAGGATGTGGATAACAAGGAGACAGAGGTTGTAAGCCTTTCAGGTGAGGAAGCAGGTCTTACATCTGTTGCATCACAGGGTACAGCAACCTATAAGACAGACTTCGTTTATAACGAGGCTGGCCAGGTTACTTACGAGGTAACAGTTTACGCTACATTAAATGGAGTTAAGAAGGTATATACTGATAAGCTCCAGGTTAGCTACGCAGTTCCTGAGATGGTCACAGACGTAATTATCGATGGTACACATTACAATGACTATGTTACTGGCTACTATGGCGGCAACATGTCAGCTTTCATTTCAATCTGCGCTATGAAGAATATCCGCGCTCAGGTTGAGACAAAGGAAATTACACCAGAGATGCTTGAAAAATGCGCATTACTTGTTGTTTCAGCTCCTGCAAAGAAGAGCGGTACAGCAAATGCTGGTGATTACACAGTTTCACACTATAGTGATGAGTTTATTGCTATGGTTAAGGATTATGTAGCAAATGGTGGTTCTGTAATCGTATGTGGTCTTGCTGATTACTCAGATACAACAGACGGCCAGACAGCTACAGAGCAGAACAAGCTTCTTGAAGCTATTGGCGCTACAATCCGCATGGGTTCTGATGAGGTTTGTGACGACACAAATAACGGTGGTCAGGTATACAGAATGTATCCTACTACTTACAATGTAGAGTCAGGCTTCCTTAAGGGCTTAAGTGAAGGTCAGAAATACAGCCAGTACTCAGGCTGCTCAGTTGATATTTCAAATGCTAAGGCTACAGATTTTGTAGACGAGGCACAGTGGCTTGTAAATGGCTTTGATACAACTTATTCAGTAGACTGCAAGGATGCTACTGGAAATGCACAGCCAGGTGCACTTGATAACGGAGTTAAGGGAATCAAGAATGACAACCTTGGCAATGTTACATTCCTTGCAACACAGCATACAAAGGCTGGTGGTGACATCTTCGTAGCTGGTGGCGTATTCATTTCAGACTTCGAAGTAAAGGCAGAGATGGACAACAACGATTCTCTTCCATATACAAACCACACAATCGTTAACAACATCCTTGATGGTGTTACAGTAGAGCTTCCAACAGCTACAATCGCAGAGGCTCGTGCAGGTAAGATGAATGAGGTATTTGCTGTTGAGGGTTATGTAACATCTGGTACCGATAACGAGAACACAACCTTCTTCGACACAATCTACATTCAGGATGAGACAGGCGGTATGGATATCTTCCCATATGCAACAGCAGGTCTTGCAATTGGTACAAAGATGCGTATTGTTGGATATGTTTCACAGTATCAGGGTGATAAGGAGCTCAAGGTTATCTCATCTAAGATTCTTGATGATGAGCCATACGTATGGGCACCAAAGGTAGTTGATACAAAGACAGCTATGGATTATGAGAATCTCGGTGGTCAGCTTCTTCAGACAACAGGTGAGGTTACTCGTGTTGAGTTCAACGATGACGGAACAGTAGCTGAGTTCTGGCTCAAGGATTCAACAGGTGTTGAGGCAGCTATCTTCATCGATGGTTACATCAAGTCTGGCACAACAGGCATTAACACTATTGGTGATTTCGTAAAGGTTGGAGCTAAGGTTACAGCAGCTGGTGTGCTTTACATGCACCCAGAGGGAGATTCTGATGTTTCAGTTCCTGTATTCAGAGTTCGCAACTGTGATGACATTGTTCTTGCAACAGAGGCTGAGCCTACACCAAGCGTAGAGCCAACTCCTACTCCAGAGCCAGAGAAGCCAAGCAATGGCGGAAACAACGGCGGCTCTGCAAGTGCTAACATTAGCAAAGTAGTTAAGGCAATCACAAACGTTGTTGATAAGGTAGTTGATGCAGTCCTTGCTCCAATTGAGAATACACCAATTGGTAAGGCACTCAGAGGAATTGTTAACAGACATAGAGCTCGCAGAGATGCAGTTATCAACAATAATACAGAAGAGGCTGTTGAGGAAGCTTCAGAAGAAATTGTTGCAGGTGCAGAGATAGAAGAGGATACTACTGAAGATGTAGCTGAGGCTTCACTTGATCCACAGCCTGAGACAGTTACTGAGGAAGAGACACCAGCAGCTGGTGAAGAAAAGTCATTCCCAGTAGTGCCAGTTGCAGCTGGTTCTGTTATAATCTTAGCAGGCGCAGCAGCAATCTTGGCTAAGGCAGGCAAGTTTGCTTGGTTATCAAAACTGTTAGGAAAGTAA
- a CDS encoding radical SAM protein, giving the protein MANTIASIKHSIQRETFSLAIHKFLSNLNDNSHRTDYYLQLIDYAEKFWGKDGAKKESLDKVRKAFQNSDNRWVNFINKVIDESNPKYVHKMALNLGYEAFFRGTKMIRANREKYNCNIPWLILFDPTMACNMHCVGCWSGTYGHKAKLSFEDMDKIVTEGKALGVYVYMMTGGEPMCAKKDIIRLCEKHNDCFFAAYSNSTFIDEELCKKVVELGNLTFMLSIEGTPETNDKRRGEGHYDAVMKAMDLLKKYGIVYGTSICYTRDNIEAVTSDDFLRFIASKGARFGFYFHYMPVGNNAVKELMPTVEQRRKMIERIREIRSDKSDIEFFPMDFQNDGEFVGGCIAGGRNYFHINSNGDAEPCVFIHYSDSNIREKSILEILQSPLFMAYHEGQPFNRNHLRPCPMLENPELLRKMVNETGACQTNLESPESVEHLCEKADDYAKEWAPVADEIWESQKHKTPVYENYCKNHRDNPDLAAFEQKTESVSQHTHKIKKHNNRHRTA; this is encoded by the coding sequence ATGGCAAACACAATTGCAAGTATAAAACATTCAATTCAGCGAGAAACTTTTTCTCTTGCTATACACAAATTCTTAAGTAACTTAAATGACAACTCCCACAGAACTGATTACTATCTGCAGCTAATCGATTACGCTGAAAAGTTTTGGGGGAAAGATGGTGCTAAAAAAGAGAGCCTGGATAAAGTTCGAAAGGCATTTCAAAATTCAGATAACCGCTGGGTTAACTTTATTAACAAGGTTATCGATGAATCTAATCCAAAGTATGTTCATAAGATGGCGCTAAATCTCGGATACGAAGCCTTTTTCAGGGGAACTAAAATGATTCGTGCCAACAGAGAAAAATACAATTGCAACATCCCTTGGTTGATATTATTTGATCCAACAATGGCTTGTAATATGCATTGTGTTGGTTGTTGGTCAGGTACATATGGACATAAGGCAAAGCTGAGCTTTGAGGATATGGATAAAATCGTCACTGAGGGTAAGGCGCTTGGTGTTTATGTCTATATGATGACAGGGGGAGAGCCAATGTGCGCAAAGAAGGACATTATTAGACTTTGTGAGAAGCATAATGATTGCTTCTTTGCTGCATATTCAAATTCAACTTTTATTGATGAGGAGCTTTGTAAAAAGGTCGTTGAGTTAGGAAATCTTACATTTATGCTTTCTATAGAAGGCACGCCAGAGACAAATGATAAACGTAGAGGTGAAGGCCATTATGATGCCGTAATGAAGGCCATGGATCTTTTAAAGAAATACGGGATTGTCTATGGCACTTCGATTTGCTATACAAGAGATAATATTGAAGCCGTCACTAGTGACGATTTCCTTCGCTTTATTGCATCTAAGGGCGCACGCTTCGGTTTTTATTTCCACTACATGCCAGTTGGAAACAATGCTGTTAAGGAATTGATGCCTACAGTAGAACAGCGAAGAAAGATGATAGAAAGAATACGTGAAATTCGTTCCGATAAAAGTGACATTGAGTTCTTCCCAATGGACTTTCAGAACGATGGAGAATTTGTTGGTGGTTGCATCGCAGGTGGTCGCAACTATTTCCATATCAACTCCAATGGGGATGCTGAACCATGCGTGTTTATTCACTATTCAGATTCAAACATACGCGAGAAATCTATTTTAGAAATATTGCAGAGCCCGCTATTCATGGCTTATCACGAAGGACAGCCATTCAACAGAAATCATTTAAGACCTTGCCCTATGCTTGAAAACCCTGAGCTTCTCCGCAAGATGGTAAATGAAACTGGTGCGTGCCAGACAAATTTGGAATCGCCAGAATCTGTTGAACATCTCTGTGAAAAAGCCGACGACTATGCAAAAGAATGGGCTCCCGTCGCTGATGAAATCTGGGAAAGTCAGAAGCATAAAACTCCTGTTTATGAAAACTATTGCAAAAATCACAGAGATAATCCTGACCTTGCAGCATTTGAGCAGAAGACTGAGTCAGTGTCTCAACACACGCATAAGATAAAGAAACATAATAATAGACATAGAACAGCATAA